In a genomic window of Flavobacterium sp. KACC 22761:
- a CDS encoding glutamine synthetase III, giving the protein MSTLRFQALQQASNRKPVHFEEIGRKSNLFGSNVFNEKAMKQYLTSDAFKGVRDAIQHGTKIDRKLADYIAMGMKEWALSKGVTHYTHWFQPLTGTTAEKHDAFFETSYDGSESVEKFGGAQLVQQEPDASSFPNGGIRNTFEARGYTAWDPTSPAFIYGTTLCIPTVFIAYTGEALDNKIPLLRALSAIDEAATEVCRYFDKNVKKVTATLGWEQEYFLIDKALANSRPDLMMTGRTLLGHTSAKGQQLDDHYFGSIPTRALTYMRDLEQECMLLGIPVKTRHNEVAPNQFELAPIFEETNLAVDHNSLLMDVMQRVAERHDFKVLFHEKPFKGVNGSGKHNNWSLATDTGVNLLSPSKTPMSNLQFLTFFINTIKAVNDNETLLRASIATASNDHRLGANEAPPAIMSVFIGAQLTKVLSELESVTTGKLSPEEKTDLKLNVVGKIPDVLLDNTDRNRTSPFAFTGNKFEFRAVGSNSNCSNAMTTLNAIVAKQLIDFKNEVENLIENKDMKKDDAIFNVLREYIKQSKKILFEGDGYSEAWEKEAAKRGLSNFKTTPEAIKAKVSKQALDLFEELGIFNHVEAEARYEIELEEYTKKIQIEGRVLGDIARNHVIPTAIRYQNTLIENVKGLKEIFAKDFEALAKEQIVLIKEISGHIEGINSKVLAMTNERKKANQLTDAQKMAEAYCNKVKPYFDEIRNHCDKLELLVDDESWTLTKYRELLFTK; this is encoded by the coding sequence ATGTCAACATTACGTTTTCAAGCTTTACAACAAGCTTCAAACAGAAAGCCGGTGCATTTTGAAGAAATTGGTCGAAAATCAAATCTTTTCGGATCAAATGTGTTTAACGAAAAAGCGATGAAGCAGTATTTGACTTCAGATGCATTTAAAGGAGTAAGAGATGCCATTCAGCATGGAACTAAAATCGATAGAAAACTAGCGGATTATATTGCTATGGGAATGAAAGAGTGGGCTTTGTCTAAAGGTGTGACACATTATACACACTGGTTTCAGCCTCTTACAGGAACAACGGCAGAAAAACACGATGCTTTTTTTGAAACTTCTTATGACGGAAGTGAATCTGTAGAAAAATTTGGCGGTGCGCAATTGGTACAGCAAGAACCAGATGCATCTAGTTTCCCGAACGGAGGAATCAGAAATACATTTGAAGCTAGAGGATATACCGCTTGGGATCCGACTTCGCCGGCATTTATTTATGGTACAACTTTATGTATTCCTACAGTTTTCATCGCTTACACAGGTGAAGCTTTAGATAATAAAATACCTTTATTAAGAGCATTGTCTGCAATTGACGAAGCTGCGACAGAAGTTTGTCGCTACTTTGATAAAAACGTAAAAAAAGTAACGGCAACATTAGGTTGGGAGCAAGAGTATTTCTTGATTGATAAAGCGCTGGCAAATTCTCGCCCAGATTTAATGATGACCGGAAGAACATTATTAGGACATACATCTGCAAAAGGACAACAATTAGATGATCACTATTTTGGATCGATTCCAACTCGTGCTCTTACTTATATGAGAGATTTGGAACAGGAATGTATGTTATTGGGAATTCCGGTAAAAACGCGTCATAATGAGGTTGCGCCAAATCAGTTCGAATTAGCACCGATTTTTGAAGAAACAAATTTAGCAGTTGACCATAACTCTTTATTAATGGATGTAATGCAGCGAGTTGCTGAACGTCATGATTTTAAAGTATTATTCCACGAAAAGCCATTTAAAGGTGTAAATGGTTCTGGAAAACACAATAACTGGTCTTTGGCTACAGATACTGGAGTTAATTTATTGAGTCCGAGTAAAACGCCAATGAGCAATTTACAGTTTTTGACTTTCTTTATTAATACAATAAAAGCAGTAAACGACAACGAAACTTTATTAAGAGCATCAATCGCAACGGCAAGTAATGATCACAGGTTAGGAGCAAATGAAGCACCACCAGCAATTATGTCGGTTTTCATTGGAGCGCAATTAACTAAAGTTTTGTCTGAATTAGAAAGTGTAACAACAGGGAAACTTTCGCCAGAAGAAAAAACAGATTTGAAATTAAATGTTGTTGGTAAAATTCCAGACGTATTATTAGATAATACAGACAGAAATAGAACTTCGCCTTTTGCTTTTACAGGAAATAAATTTGAGTTTAGAGCTGTAGGTTCAAATTCAAACTGTTCGAATGCAATGACAACTTTGAATGCAATTGTGGCAAAACAGCTAATTGACTTTAAAAATGAAGTAGAGAATCTGATTGAAAATAAAGACATGAAAAAAGATGATGCAATCTTTAATGTCTTAAGAGAATACATCAAACAATCTAAAAAGATTCTTTTTGAAGGCGACGGTTATAGTGAAGCTTGGGAAAAAGAAGCCGCAAAAAGAGGTTTGAGCAATTTTAAAACAACTCCTGAAGCAATTAAAGCAAAAGTTTCGAAACAAGCTTTGGATTTATTTGAAGAGTTAGGAATTTTTAATCACGTTGAAGCAGAAGCGCGTTATGAAATTGAATTAGAAGAATACACTAAGAAAATCCAGATTGAAGGAAGGGTTTTAGGCGATATCGCTAGAAACCATGTTATTCCGACGGCGATTCGCTACCAAAATACTTTAATTGAAAATGTAAAAGGATTAAAAGAAATTTTTGCAAAAGATTTTGAAGCATTAGCTAAAGAACAAATTGTTTTGATTAAAGAAATTTCAGGACATATTGAAGGAATCAATTCAAAAGTATTGGCAATGACTAATGAAAGAAAGAAAGCCAATCAATTGACAGATGCGCAAAAAATGGCAGAAGCTTATTGCAATAAAGTAAAACCTTATTTTGATGAAATTCGCAATCACTGTGACAAATTAGAGTTATTAGTAGATGACGAAAGTTGGACTTTGACCAAATACAGAGAGTTATTATTTACGAAATAA